Proteins from a genomic interval of Physeter macrocephalus isolate SW-GA chromosome 21, ASM283717v5, whole genome shotgun sequence:
- the LOC102980725 gene encoding ATP synthase F(0) complex subunit C3, mitochondrial-like: MFACAKLTCTPVLIRAGSRVAYRPISSSVLSRPEARTGESSTVFNGAQNGVSQLIQREFQTSAVSRDIDTAAKFIGAGAATVGVTGSGAGIGTVFGSLVIGYARNPSLKQQLFSYAILGFALSEAMGLFCLMVAFLILFAV, from the coding sequence ATGTTCGCCTGCGCCAAGCTCACCTGCACCCCAGTTCTGATCCGAGCTGGATCCAGAGTTGCATACAGAccaatttcttcatcagtgttaTCTCGACCAGAGGCTAGGACTGGAGAGAGCTCTACGGTATTTAATGGGGCCCAGAATGGTGTGTCTCAGTTAATCCAAAGGGAGTTCCAGACCAGTGCAGTCAGCAGAGACATTGATACTGCGGCCAAATTTATAGGTGCAGGTGCTGCAACAGTAGGAGTGACTGGTTCTGGTGCTGGTATTGGCACAGTCTTCGGCAGCCTCGTCATTGGTTACGCCAGAAACCCTTCGCTGAAACAGCAGCTGTTCTCATATGCTATCCTGGGATTTGCCTTGTCTGAAGCTATGGGTCTCTTTTGTTTGATGGTTGCTTTCTTGATTTTGTTTGCCGTGTAA